The genomic region GCGTATCCAAAGAGATCATTTCACGTGAAATGGCAAGCATTTCGCGCACATGGCGGGACTGCATACCTAGCATCTGCGCAATTTCGGTTATCTTCTGCTCTTCCGTTTTATCCCCTGTCACAGCCTTGCTTGCCCGTTCGATGCTCACCAATTCATTGGAACGGTTTAAAGGCAGACGGATCGCACGGCTCTTTTCACAGATGGCTTTTAAAATGGCTTGTCTGATCCACCAGACGGCGTAAGAGATAAAATGAAACCCCTTATCAATGTCAAAACGGTCTATCGCCGTCATGAGTCCTATGTTGCCCTCGCTTATGAGATCTACAAGATCAAGGCCGTGATTCTGATATTTCTTTGCAATGTTCACAACAAAACGCAGATTTGCCCTGGCGATCTTGTCCTTAGCGAGCTTGTCGCCGGTTTTCGCCCTGTTTGCAAGCTCTATCTCTTCTTCACGGCTTAAAAGCGGGATTTTATTTATATCTTTTAAATAAAGCGATAAAACATTCTCATCATTAATCATCTCAAGCACTCCCCACGGCAATCCTGTACCGTTATGTTGATACATAATAACTAGCAATTTTTATGCCAACTTTTATACTCGCTTGCCTTTGCGGCATTTTTATTAGGAATTTTTTTGGAATTTCTACGGAACAGCTTTACGGCAAAATAAATTCCGCCATAACCGCGGGAAATTTTGGCCGAACGTTTTGATTTTCGAACTCCTTTATCCGCGTAATTACAAGTAATACAATGATTTAGCTTGCAAAGCGATTTTTACGGGGAAAGCGCCCCGATAATTTAAACGAAAATTTAACTTTAACACCGAATGTAAGTATATTATTAAAAAAACTTTTTTCTTTAATAAATTTTACGGATTTGATTTTTTATTAAAAACAATGATCCTTTTTGACACATATAAACCTCCAAAAACGCAAACCGGGTGTTTTTGACACAATTTTTATTCTTATATTAAAACATGTATCATAAAATACGTTTTTTTATTGACTATAGTGCCTTAGAATTCGTATATTTGAGAAAGAAGCATTCTACTTCTAATTACTAAATACCCATTTTGATTTTGAGGAGTTCTTATATGAAGATCAAACCTTTGGCAGACAGAGTACTTGCAAAACCCGAAAAAGCGGAAGAAAAAACGGCATCCGGCATAATTATCCCGGAAGCGGCGCAGGAAAAAACACAGACCGCAATCGTAGAAGCCGTAGGGCCGGGCACCGATGACGAAAAAATCACCGTTAAAGCCGGCGATTGCATCATGTATGATAAATATGCAGGAACCGCAATAAAAATAAACAAAGAAGATTATCTGATTTTAAAAAACAGCGACATCATAGCTGTAATAGAAAAATAAAATTCCTACACCCATGCGATGTTTCGGCTTGCCCGAAACTCGCCGTTGCGGCGTGTTTTCCTTTATTTTGCCGTGCGCAGCTGCAATAAAAGAAGCCGCGCTTTTTCATTTAAAGGATCGAGAGAAATACAATAACTGAGAGTGCGGAGCGCTTCCGCATTTTTCTTTTGCTTGTCTTGAATACAGGCAATCCTGTAAAGAATGTCGGCCTTTTTTACATTATCCACCGCCGCTCCGGCCTTTTTTCCGTATAGATCAAGCGCCTTTTGTTTTGCCCCCGTAGAGCTGTAGATCACGGCAAGATTTATCGCAGCGGAAAAACTCGCGTCTCCAAGTTCTTCCGTCCGGTATTCAGGGCGTGCCGAAACCACGTATTCATACAATGTCCTTGCAATGTCCACGAACTTTTTATTTATGGCAAAATATGCTCCGTATTCGCATTCCCACGCATCCAAATCATCTTTATGCGACAAAAGCTGCAAATAAGAATTTTCCGAAGGATCAAACGAATAGCGTTTTTCTTCATAATCAAAAAACAGATTCTCCGCGTCGCTGATCTTTGCTGCAGACAAAAGAATGTGCACGGCATAACGGACTATCACAGGCGGCCAAAGAGCATTTTCACGTGACGAATTTTCAAGCATCTGCCACGCTTCGGCTATGCACAAATTTTCAGGCGTCTTTTCCACGCGATGCCTCAAATCGCTGCGTATAACTTCCAAAAGCGGATCATGAGTCCGCCTTACGGATTCGTCCATCCTGTAAAGCGCATCGGAAACGCTCACTCTAGGGGAGGCGTCGTATCTTTGCATGCGGAGTGTCCTCACCCCAGAGCTGCGCAGTGCGTTTTCATAAAAATTTTCTTTAGGAGGCTGACTGCTTTTATATGCAAACCTGCCGTAAGCTGCGAGTCCCGGAATATAATCCGGAAAATCCCTCACCGCGCTAAAAAGCATATCGTAACATAATCGATCGTCGCCGTTTTGCGCCGCCCAAAAAGCGCTGTTTACATAGGTGACGGCGATAAAATCATCGGTTTTATTGCCGGCGCCGGATTCTGCGTCAAAGCCGACGGTCTCGAGCAAAAATTCTCTTTCCTGCTGGGCAGAAAAATAGTCCCCCAAACAGACCAGGGCATCCGACTTTAGAGCTGAAATTCTTGCACGGGAAATTTCCGGATTTTTACGGCTAGCGGCAAAAAACAGATTTTGCGCAAGAGTAAAATTTTGAGCCGCCTGCATGAACCTTGACGAATCATACTGGACTAGCCCCCAAAACAAA from Treponema parvum harbors:
- a CDS encoding sigma-70 family RNA polymerase sigma factor; amino-acid sequence: MYQHNGTGLPWGVLEMINDENVLSLYLKDINKIPLLSREEEIELANRAKTGDKLAKDKIARANLRFVVNIAKKYQNHGLDLVDLISEGNIGLMTAIDRFDIDKGFHFISYAVWWIRQAILKAICEKSRAIRLPLNRSNELVSIERASKAVTGDKTEEQKITEIAQMLGMQSRHVREMLAISREMISLDTQVHNSKDDSAVFGDFIEDDRYEDPDAAVIRESMHKDINNVLGTLKPSEAKVLRLRYGLSGAKPMSLKEVGNICNLTKERIRQIEKSAIIRMQHPARLNRLAAYVA
- a CDS encoding co-chaperone GroES, producing MKIKPLADRVLAKPEKAEEKTASGIIIPEAAQEKTQTAIVEAVGPGTDDEKITVKAGDCIMYDKYAGTAIKINKEDYLILKNSDIIAVIEK